In Cottoperca gobio chromosome 19, fCotGob3.1, whole genome shotgun sequence, the genomic window GTGGTATTATATCAACATGATTATAAGAAACACCAGACACTGGTATAAGCATGGAGACACGAGAATGAGTGCAGCACTTTAACACAGAACCAGAGGTGTGCTTTTCTAtctctgtctttcctttttGTCTTGCTGACGTAAATCCGCCCCTTTTCTTTTGCTTCAATTCCAAATGTCAGATTCCACAGCCATCTGGTCTCTATTTGCgtccacctccctcctccttgcTTTAGCTGATACAGATGTGGGCTGTTTATTAAAGTTAGGCAACAGGAAATACCCCAAATCTTTAGGGGCCCTGCTATAAGCGGGGGAACGGAGGCCaagtggagaaaaagaaagcaagagCAGTAACTGTTAGCCAAACTCTTGCTCTATATGGTCACAGAAAACCAACcctgaaaatgaaatgtgagaTACTTTAAAATGCTGAGAAAAACCGAGCTCGCTGCTCACAGGGCGGCAAGATCTAGAGAGCCAGAAAAGGAAAGACAAGAGAAGGAACAGGTCTACATTTGGCCCCTCTTCCcatcctcttttcctctcaggAAACACATCCTGTTGCTGGCTGACTGCGGCGGCCAATATGTTTGTTGCACACGAGAGAGAGGACTTTTAGCGAACGCCCCCTGGGCTCCAGACAAAAGAATACACAACAGTGACGTCTAAGGGGGTCTTTTGGAcattctctcacacaaacacaccgacacacacacatatttagagTGATCATGAAGGAGGGAGCTGTCTGTTTAAAGCTCGCTACAGTTGCAAACTGATGTCTCGGACTATGACGAACAGCAACTCCCCCACATTTCAACTGTGACCTCAAGGATTTGCAGAGAAACAGTGAGcgagggagagaaggaaagactgAGAGACGCTGAAGGAGGTGGATTAACGGACTTTTTGTTCCAGTCAGGCAGTAGAGGCTCTTCTAGTTGAGAGAAGCCACTGACGAGTCAGCTCCGAGCAACACTGTCCCGAGAATCTGTGCCTATTTGCATCTGTGCTCTTCTGAGGGCCAGGTGAAGCGGCTGAAGGGAAAGACAAGAAAAAACGAAAAAAAACAATCTACTGCCTACACAGAGGAgtcagctgcacacacagaacacagactAGTGCAATAAGCAACGCActgaagaaggaaaaagagaagataaagaaaaacaagcaagGAGCTAGATCCAAGAGTCAAGCTGCAGCCAGCCGGAGCCAGTGGAATGGACCTAGGTTCCAGTTGGATTAATCCCCGCGTACCTGCAGTGCTGTCTGAGGAGGAGGGCTGAGGATCTGCTGCAACGGCAACCAACTCCTGAATGAGGATGAATGGAGATGTTCTTTAGCTAAGCCTCAAGACAACACTCTTGCCAATTCCAACTCTGTGTGAGCTGGGAAAACACTCGctgacagctggaggaggaggaggtggtggcggaggaggtggagaggagcCAGGGGACCCAGAGCACTGCTGGTGCTACTGCCCCAGAGGAGAGGCAAGGGAGCGGGCAGGACACAGCGGAGGATCAGGGGTCTGTGGAGGGACacgagggagggggagaggtgGCGGTCGTCGGGCGTCGCATGGCCGTGCAGAGGCTGGTGGCGGCAGCGGTGATGGTTGCCCTGCTGTCTCTGGTCCTAAATAATGTTGCAGCCTTCACCCCCAGCTGGGTCTTGCAGGCCCTGGAGGACGGACGCAAGCGGAGTGTGGGACTATGGAAGATGTGCCCCACTGGTGGGGAAAGGGGCCGCGATGATCTCCAGGCTGGGAGAAGAGGGCAGGGGACACAGAGGCAGTGTGAAAGCCTGGTGTGGGGCTCTGATTATGCAGGCTACCAAGAATCCCGCAGCACCGTCAAATGTAAGTTTTTATGCTAGCGTTGATTTAAACAATGTTATTTATGCCTGCTGTCTCAAAATGTGTCTCATCTCTTTCTCATCCGACTGTTGTGATGTAATAGTTGTCAACAGCAACATGTACATGGGGTATTTCTGCTGTAGAAGTTATTTTAGATTTTACAGATGAAACAAACTGCAGAAGAATTTAGCTGCGAGTCAGTAAAGAGATTAATTATACAACAGATCAACTTGTTATGTACAACATCCATAACGCCTGCCTAAGTGCTTTGCTTCAGGTCGATGGCAGTCTGATGTATTAGAGTAAACAGTAGCACATGGCAGTCGGACAATAATTGATAGTttgccatttattttaaagccaaATGTTTGTGGGAAATCATATTGCTGACATGGTTTGAGCATAAAAACTACCTGTACTACGAGTTTCCGGGCAGATTTAGTGTCGCGATGGATTACTAAATTAAGCTCCATTGAGAAATTTTCATTCAACAAAAAAGTCTGGGCACAATAGGCAGCACAGCCCACTAACGTTAGACAAAGACGTGCCTCACCGATCATGATAAAATCGTAATCATGTcaaagtctgttttgttttagacTCAACCCAACTTGTTACACATAATCCAATTAATTAATCCAATGATCACAATGCAGGAAAAATGACACAGCTCTTCTTCTGGTCCCTCAAGTGCAGTTTGACATGATGCGGGCATGTAACCTGATGGCGACAGTGGCCCTGACTGCCGGTCAGCTGATCTTCCTTCTAGGCCTGATGGAGCTGCCCTTCATCACACAGGAATCCCAGTGGTGGGAGGAGGCCATTGCTGCACTCTTCCAGCTTGCTAGTGAGTACCAGTGTTTCTACAACTTGTTTGTTTCAGCAGAAAGACATGCAAAGACGCACCTTTCTGATGAAAATGCTAAGTGTCTTTCTATCCAACAAACTACGCATTTAGTACCATTctgacacagaaagacagaaatccAGATGATGCAGGTCAAAGTTCACATGGTCTCTGGTAGAGTGTGAAAGACAGGGGGAGCTACACTGGCTGACTTTCCAACACTGAAGATCAGGCTCTGGGGCCAAATACTGCAGGAAGACACTGTTAAAAGCTGCTTTGAGTTtactcattaaaaaataaaccttgACGTTTCACAAAATGTAAGTCCAAATCCAAGGTAAATGCAGATAATGtgggtaaaataaaaaagtgcacAGTAGTGGAAACTGTTAATTGACTTCACTTACTGGACGATCGATCATCATTTCTATTTAAACCGTGGTTTTCTAAAACCAAATGCGTTATCTCGCAATTTTAACAAAAGTGAAGAACAATTAGCACATTTTAATGGTCGATGCAACACTTCGGCAGAGGTAACAACCAAACTAAGGGAGAGGAAGATAGGGGAAACTAAGAAAACATAGAGAGGGCCACCCTCAGGATTAATTAGCACATAGGGACATAACTTAAAGACAGTCATGGTAACAAACACCCTTCTCGACAACCAGCACCCATCCATCCCCCTGGGCCACATCAAGAGCTGGCTGGTATGGGCTGTTCCAGTGCCCATGCTGAGGaagtgtgttgtgtacagtggTCGCTCAGCCAGTTGGTATCATTGTGGCAGAGCGGCATGAAGGGGGTCTGCACTGGGTCTAAATTTAGTCCTAGTAAAGAGTCCATGGGCCAGAGCTGCAGCGAGCCAGGGAGCGACTGTCGGGCGCCAGGATATCCCTGCTCAGGACGAGGAAATGTCTGTGACTACCTGTTATGCAAACCGCCGAGctgaagaaggaaaaagaggggagggggaatgCACGGGAAAGACAGTTTCGACAgggactgtgtgtttgtgtgtgcactggCAGGAGGGATTATGTGCatgcaggtctgtgtgtgttgcgATTGTGCGTTAACAGTGTGTTTTGGTAGAGAAATGTCCTGTGGTACACACAACAGCAGGGTGGGAAAAGCTGGCCTAGCTTTTATGTCCAAGAGCATCGGCAAATTAAGAATCTCCTCTTTATCGTTAGCGTCTTCGGCACGCACTGCAGCAGGGAGCAGGGCTTTTATCTGAAGACCTTGGCGAGAGGATTGAGACCCACCCATCATTACAGTATTTTCCAATATTAGACAACAGCACGAGCCAAACTTCAGTGACCAGGAACTCATCTCACCAAAG contains:
- the tmem204 gene encoding transmembrane protein 204, with the translated sequence MAVQRLVAAAVMVALLSLVLNNVAAFTPSWVLQALEDGRKRSVGLWKMCPTGGERGRDDLQAGRRGQGTQRQCESLVWGSDYAGYQESRSTVKLQFDMMRACNLMATVALTAGQLIFLLGLMELPFITQESQWWEEAIAALFQLASFVLVIGLVTFYRIGPYTHLSYSCYLDIAACLLATMAAAMLIWNILHRRDDCLAPRVIIISRSLASPFHPRLDNDYVESPC